The genomic DNA GCTTTTTGCGGTTGACCATGTGATCTGATATTCGCACTCAAAGTGGTATTCCAATGCTTCTTCAATCCAATCACTCGAATGGCCTGGAGACAAGGCTTGCATTTCTTGTTCAGCTGCTTCTACGAGAATGGGTAACGCAAATAGATTCTAGTCCAACACTGTACGCCGGAAGTGCCGTAGAGCAATATCTATGCTCTCCCGCCGGCTCGCAGTCAAGTTGCTGGACAGATCAAATCGCTCGAGAGAGTCGCTGATTTGCTCGCTTTCAGAGCCGTCTTGCATGTTGATGTTTGGTTACAAGCGATCGTGCTGGTATGTGGCGTGGCAATTACGCTGACGAGAAATTGTGAGATTGGTACAACTATGTATACATTCGGAAGCATCGAAATTATCGATCTACTAGGCAGCAACAGAAGCCAACCAGCGTTGGCCAGCGCCGAGGTCTCGATCAACATGTCCACCAATCACATCTCGATGCCAATACCTATTGATACCACTGATTGAAAGCTACTGTGAGAAGGTCGTTGTTTGCCGTCGATGTCGCCTTGCTTAGTAAAGAGCTCATGATCCGAGAGTTTGGACTGGTTCCACAATCGTTGTGAGAAAGAGTTGCCTGTCTCGCCTCAAAATGCCTCCTTACATCAAACCTTTATTTTGCATGAATTTCTTCGTGTGAATGTTCTAGTACACAGGCATCTTGAATGCCGAGAACTCATAGGTCCAGCTTTCGATGCTTTCAGCATCAGTCACACAATCAAAAGTGCTGCTGTTACCGCTCCACAAAGGACGAGTCGGCCACTGGCAGAGCTCCTGAACTTCTCCTTCGTATGTGCCAGAAGCAACAGTGGCGTTGAGACGAGTGGGCTTGACATCATTCTCGACCCAAGCGATCATGGTTTGCATGTTGTCTTGCGGGTATGGACCTGGCTGGAGCGTATTCGCACTGCAGTGAGCAGCACCAGGAATCAAGTAGAATTGATACCAGTCCGAAAGAGCTTCTTGAGCCTCAGCGTCCGTCAAGTTCGCGTACATGATTTTGCGAACGGATTGCCAGTAGTGGACTGAAGACGCAGCTGGGACGGAGTTGTCGCTTTCGCCGTGGTAGTGGAGAAGCTTACCACCGGCCTGTTGAAAAGGTGTAAGATCTGGGAGCGTGGTTTGGAGGCTGTCGATGTATCTGTTCAGGCCAATGTCCATCCATTCGACGAGAGTGTCGTACGTGACGCCGTCGAGATCGGACAGGTTGTCGACGTCCAGCAACTGAATGAATTTGGTCACCCATGAGCCGCCAGTGGAAGGGATGTTCAATGTCCATGAGTCAGTAGTGTTATCATATGTCGGCTCGGCATCGCCGAGGTCAGATCCAACCTGCCAGGAAAGATATGCTTGCTCGCCAGCAGAGTTGTGTAGACCATCATAGACGCCCTGTGCCACTGCAACATCTTGAGCAGTGATTGTGCCATTCTGCTCTGGCGTACTGCTTGTCTGGCTGCCAGCCATTTGCCGCTTGGCCATCCTCCGCCCAAAGCCGAATCCCAGGGAAGAACTGGTGGTGGCTGCGCAATAGTAGCTCTCGCCGATGAGTGAGCTCAAGTTGAAGTTCAGCTTGCAGAGATCCGTTCGAGAAATCACGCCATCAGTGCGGCCATCCAGCGGGTCGCATGCAGCGATGGTGGCATTGACGATCTTTTGGAGAGCACATGGTGGTGGGTAATAGCCCATGGTATGCTCAATGGTTGCTGGAACGATGTGGTTGATTTGCTGGTGAGAGAATCGGAAGGCTGGCGCACCAGTGATCGCCCCATCGTACTCTTCACCCCATCGCTGGATTTGGCTCATGCCCTCTCGTCCTCCATCCGAGCACCCCTCGTAGTATGTGTAAACTTTGTCGTCCGCATCCATCCCATAGAAGCCTTTCGTAATGTACTTTCCAACTTTGGTCATCTCGCCCAGCGCGGTATAGCCGAAAGCGTATGTTGCATCCCAATTGATCGATCCATTGCCATAAAGGACGACCTCATCGAAGGAGTAGTTGAATGCATCATAGCCCGCATCTGTTGCGCCACCGACCGCGCCGTATGTGAGGCCGCCAGTAGCATCGCTCGATAAACTGTAGCCACCGCCTCCAGCGACATAGAAGCGGTCCTTGAAGTCGGACGGCTCAGGAAAAGCGTATTTCACAACCACTTTGTCGTCTTTGCCAGTGTGAGCGTAAGTCACCGTGACATTGCAATACGTGAAAGTctctgtgctgctgctgctgcttccgccTGCCTGTCGTTTCATCACGCCACCGCCGGTTGTGGCATTGTAGACCGCGCTGGCTGTTACCGCACTTGGAATCAGATCGATGCCGAGCAGAGTTCCATTCGAGGGAAGTATGGCCTGAACGTTGGCGACGGTGCAGACATCGGCGAGTGATGTGCCATTCGATGCTCGAGTAATTAGCGGCGATGCTTCTGTCGCTGCGACGAGCCCAGAGACAAGGGCGAAACGTGCGTTGGAACGCATGgttgcgatgatgagaaATAAGAAATGGATTGTCGGCTGGTGTCTCTTCTCGAATCGAAACGGGTTGTCTCTAGGATCAAATACGAAGCCAGGCTATCGTAATTCGGCGATTTCTTGGTGAAGCGAAAAGAGTCTTGTGGAGCAGCATTGTTGGAGCCGCGCAATGCAAGACTACCAAGCCGCAGACTAGTGTACGCTCACGCGTGGTCCTGTGACAGGGCATGTCGTCGCATGCGTGGCTGGATAGCATCAGATAAGATGGCAAAATGTCGATCGATGTTTTGGCTTTGTTGCGTCGGAAAAGTGGTCGTGTCGGCCGAGATCTCGGAGCAACGCAGCCTGGCGTGGCTGCAGAATTCTTTTCTCACAACCGCCTCTTCTGGAGCATGTCCGCGTCCAGCGTCCGCTCTCGGAGTGTATCACAATGGCGCCACGCTTTGAGGTCTTGTGTGGAAAGTGGAGTGCCTACGCGGTCTGTTGACAGCATACTTAGATCTCCACGATGCCTTGGGCCGAGATGACGGAAAGCGACCCTGTAATGCTCTGGAACGCTCCGATTGGAGTAGAAGAATTACCACAATCAGTAGTAGTCATACTTTGTGTAATCAGCGCATGTCAGCCGCCATGTCCGGCATGTTCGGATTTAGGCCGAGTTTGAGCCTCGAGGTCTGCGAGTGCTGGACTGCAGGCCACGAGGGCTAGGCCTGGATAATTTGGACTGTGCACCGTGCAGCCGGTAACTTGGTACTGTACTGTTCAGGCGTATATCTGGTTGTCTTGACCGGTGGCAAAGTGCCAGTTCGAATTGAGCTGAGAGGCTGCGTAGTCCAGCGACGTAATCAGTTCCAAGCCGTCGATCGCAGCCAGTCCTGAAAAGATACCCTAACATGCGAGGACCGAACAGCATTTCTTCACGGCGGGCTGCCCTGGTCAACTGAAAACGTACGATCACATGGAGGATGTATGACTCCGGACTGCTGCGGTTGGTGAAAATTTGTCTTTAGGGTAAGTCGTCAAGCCAAGAGGAGGAAACTTGCTTGGCATGCCCTGATGGACATTCTTGGCGGATGGTACACAGTAGTGGTAGAGAATGGCAATGAAAGTCGTCTCGAAGTAGAGTATTGCACTACATCTTCCGGCAAGAGAAATGCGACTGGCACACCAGGCCCTGGGTGGTAATGTCAATTGGCTATAGTGCCAGCTTGCCTGGTTATAGGAAAGGAATCCACGATTGATTCGGAATTATGCAGCTTCTCTGATAGTCGAAAAAAAGTTGGTATACCTAATACTGTGCTTCATCGAAATCGTTCGGAATAGTTGTGTTTGTACCTACTCCTTTCGAGATGCAATTTATTGGTATTCGATCCTTCGATGGCTCGCACAACGATCATGACTCGTTTCAAGCTTCGATCATCTGTGAACCAGCCTGCTCAGATCTGTTCCGTTGTTGATTTTTGCGTATAACGAGAGCTTCTTCGCGGCACCGAAGTGAAAGTTGATGCCAAAGACGACCAATGGTATCGGATCTTGTCCGTCAGAATACGTCCATCAGTCGACTTGAAGTCATGGGCTTCGTCCGACACGAGTTCAGATTCAACGTTCTCCGATCGGACTATGCAACAAGAACCGGGTGCCTCCTTCGACAATGATCTTGAGAGCCTTGGGAGTTGTAACGCTGTAAATCGGCCGAAACGGGCTTCGGTAGTGTATGTGCCACACTCGCTTCACCGGTACGAAGTCCGAAACCCGGTGGCAAGGATGGGGAATCTCGCTTGTTTGGTGGTACAGAGACGCCTGCTCAGCGCGGAGAAGGTAGCACCGTTGCCGAACTTGCATCCTTCGATCTTGTGTTGTGTCAGTGTGGTTTGTCGCCGCAAATTTGCAGCTCAGCAACTACGATCTCCTAGCATCCTGACACTAGCTTCTATACCACGATGGGCTTCATCTACTCTCAGTTGCTGGCAAAATTGCCGTGCCCAGAGCAGCCTCAAACTGGAAGAACCGTAATCATCACAGGCTCCAATACTGGTCTTGGAAAAGAGGCAGCGAAGCATTTCGCTCGTCTTGGTGCCGGAAAACTCATTCTCGCCGTGCGATCGATCTCCAAAGGCGAAGCTGCTAAGGCGGACATCGATGCCGCGACGAAATGTGATAAGAATGTCATTGAGATATGGGAGCTGGACATGACCAGTTTCGATAGCGTGAAGCGATTCGCCAAAAGAGTCAACGATACGCTCGACCGGCTGGACGTTTTTATCGCAAATGCAGGAGTAGTGCGGAAAGAGTACCATTTGGCAGAAGGGCTCGAAGAGTCAATTACGGTGAACTACATCTCAACCTTTTTGCTCGCGGCCTTGGTCCTCCCAAAGATGAAGGAGACTGCCAACCTCTTTTCTATTCGGCCTACGCTTGCCATTACCAGCTCCGGTGCTCACGCACACAGCTCATTCCCACAGAAAGACCTGGCGCCAGAGGGCAAGCTCATCGAGACAATCAGTGATCGGGAAATGTGCACCAAATACTGGGATCAGCAATATCCACTCAGCAAAATGCTGGAAATCTTCGCCGTTCGCAGCATTGGAGAGCAATCGCCACAGCAAGTCTTCCCGGTAACTATAAATGCCGTAGATCCAGGGTTCTGTCATTCCGACTTGGCGAGAGAGCAGTCATCGTGGGTATTTTCGATTATGAAGACGGTTCTTGCGAGGACTACGGAGCAGGGCAGTCGTACACTGTTTCATGGCGGAAATGGTGACCGGCATACGCATGGGAGATATTTGAGTGATTGCGTTGTTGCTGAGCCTGCTGAGGTGGTTACGAAGAATGGTGATGTGCAAGAGAAGCTATGGAGTGAGCTCTGTGAAAGGCTGGAGAAGATCTCACCGGGAGTGATGGAGAACTTCAAGGCATAAACGATGCGAGGAGTGTCGAAGATGGCCATCATGGTTCTTATACAATTCTCAGCAGCTTGACGTGGATCGGACATTGTTGGAAACTTAATTATTGACGTAAGAGTATTACTCGCCCAGTAACATTTCGTTGCTGCTGACAGCGATGACTGTTCTCTATCCATCTGAAAAACACTCTCTCAATCTAGTTCCCCTTCTTTGTTGCTAGAATCAAACTTACCGGGAAAGTGACTTTTCGTTTCCCTCCcatcgccttcttcaacTCAGACAGCATAACCTCAATGTCCGAGTACCGCTCTCCAGCCTTCTCACGGTAGTTGGGATACACAGACGTGAGGTAGTTAGCAATGTCCTCCACATCCCACTCATGTTGCCAGTATTGGGAGATGATTTTCTCGGCGGTagtttctccttctcctctgcgATCGACCCTCTTCAATTCAAAGTCGTAGCCCGAGCGGCTGTTGAAGAGCAAGTCTACATTGCTGTTCCACTTATGACGCTGCACAGACTCCCACTCCTGCGGATCAAATCCAATGTTGTCCATCCAGCTTCCCATCGTTTCTGCGGCACGGAGATGGAAACCCTCAGCCGGAGATCCAATGAAAGGAAGCAGGAATGTACAGATTCGGGTAGCAATGCAGTCGTACAAATCGTTCAATTCTGCTCGGTTTTCACCATCTGCGAACAGCGGTCTCCCGTAGAAGTAGATGGCGAGCGTGCCGGAAGGACGCAACAGCGTACGAAATGCTTCGAGACTTTTGACCCGATCCAAGAGCGGCATGCATTCGCTAACAACGACAAGATCTGTCTTTCCGTTGCCAACTTCTTGAGGCACAACACCATTACTCAGCTGTTCTGCTGGACTCTGAACGAATGTCATTCGCGAGAGCATAGGCTCCGAGATAAGTGTTGGAGCTGCGGCGAGAGCTTTGGCGTTGACATCGGATCCGACGATGCGAATGTAGTAGTTTGCGAGGCGCGTGGCGATATTTCCGGGCCCGGTACCAACATCGTGGGCAATTCCGCGACCAGTGTTGCCGTGGCTGTCATGGTATTCATTGATCAGCTGAAAGAAGTCTTCGCTAGGCGAAGGGCGAGAAGTAATGTAATCGTGCCAGAATTTGGTATCTGTGTCGATTGTAGCGAAGGGAGCATCCACCTTGGGAGCCGTCGATTCAGTGAGTGTGATCGTCGACGACATGGTGCAGATCGAGTATTGATAGAATAGCCTACAGAATGATTTGTACGGGCGAGTGAAACATTTATTCTTCATAGTCGGCCACAATGTCGCAACATAAAACGTTGCCAGTCTCAGGTCCGAAGCCCGCTCTCGGAGACATGCCATTCATATTTACACTAGAATCACGACGACTTAGCCGGTCGGGCAACAATGGCAGGTCCTGGCGTCGCTTCGGGATAGCCTAAGAGTGCAGTTCGCATCCTCTCTCCCACCCGATCAATCTTTTGACTCTTCAGAGAGCCTTGACTCAACAAGAACAGCTCTACTCCTACTTGTTGCGATTTTGTTTTGGAAATATTCCCCGCCATGACAGCCACCGCAACAATTTTGCAAGCCGGGCAGGATGGCGCGGCGTCTGTGAAGTCGACAAAAACTTCAGCTTCACGAATCGATCTTCACATGCCTAATCCAGGGATTGCAAGGCTTTTTGACAACCCCAAAGACAGCCTCGAAACTGCAAACCGCTTGCTGCAAAAGAATCATGATGAATATCACATGTTCTGGAGAGATGTCGGAGGACACAATCATATGGCTCATGCTGTTCTGACCACTCTTGCACTGGGTGGGAGTCCGAGCGAGCTACAGAGAGCTTATGACGATGGACTTGAGGTTCAGCGACCGATGCCTGCTCTCGATGAGGAACTGGTGGGAAAGTTGAACGATCCCTCAGTGCTCCGTTCGCACATTGGCAATATCCACGATTACACAAATTTCCTCGCATTCTTCGAACGCGAGATCGATGCCAAGGGATGGAGAGAAGTTATTACAGAGTATTGCTTCTCGAAGTCAGAGAATGCGGAGCTCATGCTTGCGCAACTCTACGAGGGTGCTTTCCATCCTATCATTCATCTCGGACTGGGTGTTGAATTCGAGCAACCTTCAATTGTCGCTGAAGCTCTTGCTCAGGCTGCTTCGCATGACTCTGCTGGTATTCCTAAATTCCTGCTCGATGCAGAACGCCACGGTCGTGCATCTGTAGAGCCTCGAATGTCGCTAAAGGATTGTTTCCACGTACTCCGAGAGGATGAAACGATCAAGAATGCTGCACAGCCACAAATGGGTCCAGTCAGAGTGAGGGAAGGTGTGATGAAGCGTGCTTTCCAGCAAATCACACGCTTGGCAGCAGCGTACAGGGTCCCATCATCGGAGCTGGACAAGAGCATCGCAGAGATGATCAGTTGCAATGCATAcatttctgctgctgcacagcgAGCAGGCAAGCAGAGGaagatcgacttcttccacatGCACAACGTGACCAGTTCAATCTTTTTATCTGTGTTTGCACAGCAGGGCTGGATCAAATTGGAAGACAAAGTCCGACTTGTAGAGTGGAAAGCTCGGATGGATTTAGTCTGGTACGCTGCCAGCGGAgcagcgcctctagacttgAGTTTCTTGACTGATTACAAGCCAACTCACAGCGCTGGAATGAGCTGGGTTGAGTTGTATCAAGCAATCAACAAAGCTCACGATGATGGTCACGTTGCCAAGTTTGTGAGGGCAATAAAAAATGGCGAGTCTGTGGCTAAGCCATTCGAGGGTGCAGATTTGGAACGATTCCCTGTGAATGACGAATTGTGGCTCAAGGTAGCGCAAATGGCTTATGATTCGACCTTGGAGGTTCCCACCGACCTCCGCTGGGTCTTCGGTGCTGGATACGATCCCATGTGGAAGCTGATGCCTGATGAGGAGTGATCGATCTCGGAGAGCCGTTTGTGATGTGGTGTTTCAGGCTTTGGTAGAATGGTATCTCGTCTCACATTTACATGTTTACCATGCTTCGTTCGTGCCCAAGTCACCCAATCGATGCAACGCAAAATATTACAGACGACGCCTTTGTGGTAATCAACGGGAAATACAAATCTGCTCTATGTACACCTATGAAACTAGGCCGATGGCCCAGTACTTGGCAGGTACGAATGCAGGAAAGGAAAGAAGTGCCTCAACAGCCCCATCAATATACACTTTGGAGTTCCTGGTGGGAACTTCGCTGCCCCATTGGCATTGGTCACGCTGACATTCTTCATGTCATATATGCCCTCCCTGTCTTCCGCTGCTTCGATCATTGCCGCTGCCAAATCCAGGTATGAGATAAAactctcttcatcgtcaaagTTCAGCTTGTGTCCACGCTGTATGTCGACGGACAGGCCACCTGGCTTGATAAATACAGTTGAAACCCAGTCACTTTGGGCCCGAAGGTACTGTTCAGTAATTTCCAGGTCTTTGTAGACATGTGATGCTGCTGTGAGCATCACCGGTCGAAACCACCAAGGCATTTTTCTGGCGAGATGATCATCGATTGTGGCCGAGGAGAGCAAGATCAGTCTGGGAACCTTCATTCCCGGTGGTGattccttcttcagcttttCTAAGGCAGCAATCACGCTCTTCGCTTGATCTTGACCAAGGCTACAGCCGGGGATGTTGTCGTTCGTTGTGACCACCATAAAAACAGCATCGGTGTCTTTGATGCATGATGCGATGAGGCCCACGTCTTGGATGTTGCCCTCAAATATCTCGAGTGACTTGCTATCCAGTATTTCCGGAACCAAGCGGATGAGCTTAGCCTTGTTGCGACAGT from Cercospora beticola chromosome 3, complete sequence includes the following:
- a CDS encoding uncharacterized protein (antiSMASH:Cluster_3), whose translation is MSSTITLTESTAPKVDAPFATIDTDTKFWHDYITSRPSPSEDFFQLINEYHDSHGNTGRGIAHDVGTGPGNIATRLANYYIRIVGSDVNAKALAAAPTLISEPMLSRMTFVQSPAEQLSNGVVPQEVGNGKTDLVVVSECMPLLDRVKSLEAFRTLLRPSGTLAIYFYGRPLFADGENRAELNDLYDCIATRICTFLLPFIGSPAEGFHLRAAETMGSWMDNIGFDPQEWESVQRHKWNSNVDLLFNSRSGYDFELKRVDRRGEGETTAEKIISQYWQHEWDVEDIANYLTSVYPNYREKAGERYSDIEVMLSELKKAMGGKRKVTFPVSLILATKKGN
- a CDS encoding uncharacterized protein (SMCOG1001:short-chain dehydrogenase/reductase SDR~antiSMASH:Cluster_3), producing MGFIYSQLLAKLPCPEQPQTGRTVIITGSNTGLGKEAAKHFARLGAGKLILAVRSISKGEAAKADIDAATKCDKNVIEIWELDMTSFDSVKRFAKRVNDTLDRLDVFIANAGVVRKEYHLAEGLEESITVNYISTFLLAALVLPKMKETANLFSIRPTLAITSSGAHAHSSFPQKDLAPEGKLIETISDREMCTKYWDQQYPLSKMLEIFAVRSIGEQSPQQVFPVTINAVDPGFCHSDLAREQSSWVFSIMKTVLARTTEQGSRTLFHGGNGDRHTHGRYLSDCVVAEPAEVVTKNGDVQEKLWSELCERLEKISPGVMENFKA
- a CDS encoding uncharacterized protein (antiSMASH:Cluster_3), yielding MATYAILGATGNCGTALIQNLLASPLAAKINAYCRNKAKLIRLVPEILDSKSLEIFEGNIQDVGLIASCIKDTDAVFMVVTTNDNIPGCSLGQDQAKSVIAALEKLKKESPPGMKVPRLILLSSATIDDHLARKMPWWFRPVMLTAASHVYKDLEITEQYLRAQSDWVSTVFIKPGGLSVDIQRGHKLNFDDEESFISYLDLAAAMIEAAEDREGIYDMKNVSVTNANGAAKFPPGTPKCILMGLLRHFFPFLHSYLPSTGPSA
- a CDS encoding uncharacterized protein (antiSMASH:Cluster_3) produces the protein MTATATILQAGQDGAASVKSTKTSASRIDLHMPNPGIARLFDNPKDSLETANRLLQKNHDEYHMFWRDVGGHNHMAHAVLTTLALGGSPSELQRAYDDGLEVQRPMPALDEELVGKLNDPSVLRSHIGNIHDYTNFLAFFEREIDAKGWREVITEYCFSKSENAELMLAQLYEGAFHPIIHLGLGVEFEQPSIVAEALAQAASHDSAGIPKFLLDAERHGRASVEPRMSLKDCFHVLREDETIKNAAQPQMGPVRVREGVMKRAFQQITRLAAAYRVPSSELDKSIAEMISCNAYISAAAQRAGKQRKIDFFHMHNVTSSIFLSVFAQQGWIKLEDKVRLVEWKARMDLVWYAASGAAPLDLSFLTDYKPTHSAGMSWVELYQAINKAHDDGHVAKFVRAIKNGESVAKPFEGADLERFPVNDELWLKVAQMAYDSTLEVPTDLRWVFGAGYDPMWKLMPDEE
- a CDS encoding uncharacterized protein (antiSMASH:Cluster_3) codes for the protein MRSNARFALVSGLVAATEASPLITRASNGTSLADVCTVANVQAILPSNGTLLGIDLIPSAVTASAVYNATTGGGVMKRQAGGSSSSSTETFTYCNVTVTYAHTGKDDKVVVKYAFPEPSDFKDRFYVAGGGGYSLSSDATGGLTYGAVGGATDAGYDAFNYSFDEVVLYGNGSINWDATYAFGYTALGEMTKVGKYITKGFYGMDADDKVYTYYEGCSDGGREGMSQIQRWGEEYDGAITGAPAFRFSHQQINHIVPATIEHTMGYYPPPCALQKIVNATIAACDPLDGRTDGVISRTDLCKLNFNLSSLIGESYYCAATTSSSLGFGFGRRMAKRQMAGSQTSSTPEQNGTITAQDVAVAQGVYDGLHNSAGEQAYLSWQVGSDLGDAEPTYDNTTDSWTLNIPSTGGSWVTKFIQLLDVDNLSDLDGVTYDTLVEWMDIGLNRYIDSLQTTLPDLTPFQQAGGKLLHYHGESDNSVPAASSVHYWQSVRKIMYANLTDAEAQEALSDWYQFYLIPGAAHCSANTLQPGPYPQDNMQTMIAWVENDVKPTRLNATVASGTYEGEVQELCQWPTRPLWSGNSSTFDCVTDAESIESWTYEFSAFKMPVY